GGTTTCCTCGGGCTACGAGCTGCTGCGGGCGGTGCAGGGTGAAAGCGTCGACCTGGCGCAGCTGCTGGTAGGCTCCGAAGGGACGCTGGGACTGACGCTCGAAGCGACGTTGCGCCTGATCGATCTGCCCGGAGGGACGGCCACCGCGCTGCTGCACTTTCGCGATCTGGAGTCGATGGGACAGGGAGTGCTGCGCGTTCTGGAGCACCATCCCTCCGCGGTGGAGGCGCTGGATCGCTCCTTTCTCGATCTGATTCGCGAGGCGGGCCAGGAGGAGGCGCGCGCGCTGCCCGCGGGCACCGAGGCGGTCCTGATCGTGGAGCTGGAAGGGGAGGATGAGATGGAAGCGGCCCACCGGCTGGAGCGCCTCGCCGCCGATCTGGTGCGGCCGAGCCTGGCGGCAGGGATCGTGCGCGGGCTGGAGCCGCGCACGCGTGAGAGAATCTGGGAGATCCGCAAGGCGGCCTCTCCGATCCTGACGGCACGCCAGAGGAGGCTGAGGAACACCCGCTTCATCGAGGATGCCTGTGTTCCGACGGAGCGTCTCCCCGAGTTCCTCCGTGCCATCCGCCGGATCCTGGCGGAGCACCGGCTCGAGGCGGCGATCTTCGGGCATGCGGGCGATGCGATCCTGCACGTCAATCCGCAGCTGGATGCCGGCGATCCGGGAATCGCCGCCCTCATGGAGCGGGTCGCGGTGGAGTACGCGGCGATGGTGCTGGGGATGGGCGGGGCGCTCTCCGGCGAGCACGGCGACGGGCGCCTCAGGACGCCGTTTCTCGAGCAGGCCTTCGGTGAGGTCGTCGGGACCTTCC
This genomic stretch from Candidatus Polarisedimenticolia bacterium harbors:
- a CDS encoding FAD-binding oxidoreductase, with amino-acid sequence MKFMNLSLLRSKLRGEVLEDESSKRRYSTAECIYRVVPSAAVLPAETEDVLETLSWARHSGVPVTARGAGSAVAGQSVGSGIILDFSPHLNRVLQIDAEKRQAIVQPGVVLAELNRQAARHSLRFAPDPSSGAFCTLGGMIANNAGGPRSVRYGPTRDHVVGLKVALAGGVTLQTRSLDQGALEAGEDLLAALSKALRDRVEADRAALERTAPHVRRVSSGYELLRAVQGESVDLAQLLVGSEGTLGLTLEATLRLIDLPGGTATALLHFRDLESMGQGVLRVLEHHPSAVEALDRSFLDLIREAGQEEARALPAGTEAVLIVELEGEDEMEAAHRLERLAADLVRPSLAAGIVRGLEPRTRERIWEIRKAASPILTARQRRLRNTRFIEDACVPTERLPEFLRAIRRILAEHRLEAAIFGHAGDAILHVNPQLDAGDPGIAALMERVAVEYAAMVLGMGGALSGEHGDGRLRTPFLEQAFGEVVGTFRRVKELFDPDNLLNPGIKVHDGTSRMTDHLDLGPRAVHEGIPVW